The Anastrepha obliqua isolate idAnaObli1 chromosome 5, idAnaObli1_1.0, whole genome shotgun sequence DNA window CGTCCATTTAAGACATTTGTATTAGATGACAGAAATGGAAGTGGATTGGTCATACTTTACGCAAGGAGGACTGTAAAATAGCTAAGAAAGCAATGGTAAGGAACCCACTCACAGTGAAAGGAAGAGCCCCTAGCAGGCTAAGAGAAACCTGGAAAAGAACTATAGATCACGAggagaaaacgttttttctaatagcggtcgtccctcagcaggcaaaggcaaatctCCGAAggtatttttgtcatgaaaaagctcctcataaagaatatctgccattcggggtcggctcgaaactgtaggtccctccatttgtagaacaacatcaagatgcacgccacaaataagaggaggagctcggccaaacacccaaagactaaaaattatttcaaatttaaatacaaatttatatgtacatacatacgatatTTGTCCGACGTGCGTAAAGTATTTTATGAACTCCTATTTTATCGAAATGGAGTTTTACCAGGCAGCTTGAgcacctggacttcgccgatgacatctgacTCCTCTCTCTCAAGCTCACTGACATACcagcgaaggcggacagactaTTCACTCTGGCACGGAATGTCGGATTGGAGGTCAACATCGACAACACCAatgagagtcaaccacaataaagcaagacatTTAACAGTTGAAGGGCGTCCAATGTAATTTGTCAAaatcttctgctacctcggctgcagtATCACGCAGACGGCGGATCAGATGAAGACgccaactgcaggctaaacaacgCAAGGGTGggattcgggcgaatgcatacagtatgggtaAGTTCGCAAATCTTCAGAGGCCTTAAATTACCAATATTTAGTACGAAAGTGAAGCTAGGCtagtctctaacaccatcacatagagactacaatctttcgtaacaaatgcctccgcatcatctgtagaatattctagccgaacaccatcagcaacaacGCGCTGTGGCGATCAAGGAATGGGAAACACATTCTATGGCAAATCAAGCGCAGAAAGTGGCAATGGTCAGGTCACAAACTTAGAAAACTACCAGATAACCCGCAAGGTGTTCGAGTAGAGTACCAGAatacaacagcccagaaccgtgtacgatggaagagtcttgtcgagatcCTATGCGCCTGAGCGGAGcgattaaagaaaaacaacatgTGTGGCAGTTGCTCTAACTCAGTTTACAATAAACATTTGAGTGACCAATCCCCTGGAGCCGTCCTCGTGCATCAGGCCAAAGTAAAGTAGGTAGCTATTTTCGAAATAGATAGCacccttcgatttttttttttcagatggaTAAACGGTGAATAAGAATCCTTATCAATTCCTTATCCTCTTGTGAAGTATTTCCGTGAAAATGGCCACGAAAAACCATCATATTTATCGAAAAACAATGCTAGCATCGATCAGGCTCGAAAAATGTATGAACCAGAATTTACTTTGATCAAATACTTTCTTAGGCTTAGCAAGATCAAAACTTTGACAGCACTTgataaaagttgtatttttataatatttattttattttttattctttaactaaaaataCGTAATCCTCTACATAACtctttgtttgtaacgaatataaaaatttacaaagggAAACCAGACAAAACAAAATAGGCTTGCAGGTGAATATATAATAACATAAGCATATAAGAGCAATAAGTATAATATGCAAGTATTCACAGATTTGTTCCGTTACTAGAATAACTTTCTGGCACTTTCGCTACTGCTAACgtgattttgtacaaaaattatataggcATAGCTATGCGTTCATTAAATAACAAACAAGTTACATTTTAACTTCTTCTCTTCTGAGGGCTTAATTCGTAAGCATGTCTTCATCATCATTTGGTATTCGTTTCCATCGCTTGGTGACAGTTAAAACTATGCCAACAATGAACAATATAGCACCAATCGATATAAAGCCGATTCCAGTATAGAATCCGTAGCCACCCAACGCAAGAACAAGctaaaaaattatgcatttcaAAGTTTGAGGCATTTAGCTATGTTATATGCTTACTTTCGTTCTACCGGCTAACTTTGCATCTAATTCCGCACGCTGATCGAACCAAAACATGGGCATTAGGAAATTCGGCACACCGCGGTATATACTACAAGTATAAAAGTTATTGCATTTTATCAGTTATGTAatctttatttcttaaaaactcACTCGAAATCTGGATCTGGTTGGATCATCATATTAATTTGCAAACGGCCATTCACTTCGAGCGGAATACCAGTGGTTGGCTCTATGGCTAAATTGAAACTATGTTTACTCCCATCCGGCTGTAATCCTGATACAGCATTCAAATAGGCGGAGTCAGCCAAATAGAAGTGTGGAAATGAGGCATAAATCGGGGCATTATTACGACATTTTTTACATTCTACGACACCCGTTTTTGGACATTCGTCGGAATTTGAATCACAGAAGCATTTCTGATTCGGATAGTTTTCGCCAGAATCAAGTGTTTCGGTCGTTCCAACCCAATTGTATCCCGTTAAGCCATACCTTTCAATAGTTCCATTCGGTGCCAAATTCATATATCGACACGCATCCGTTGCAAAGATAGTAATCTCCTGTAGAGGACTCAAATGTGGTGGAAAGAGGTCGCCGGTAGTTCCATTAACTGTGCCACACGGTGCCTTGTAAAACCCAGTCTCAGTCTTCTGATTCCAATGCGTCAAACGACCCAAATTGGCCATGTCATCGACACCAGTATGTATCGTGAAGAGACCGTCATATTCGGCGGAATCGTTTCGATCTACGAGCCAACCAAAACGAGTGTAGGGGATATTTATTTTCGTTGTATTGAAAAGGTTTAAGAAATCGATTAATTTATCCTTATATCCCTCGAAAATCCACTCGCGTACCGTTTTGGTCGTGTACAGTTCACCACCTTCATTATTCAACATGaagttcagaatttttttaataaatttgtttctgtGTCTCATCTCATCGGCAACAGTCTGAAAAGAGTGTTTATTTAAATCTGGAAATTGTACTCCGATATTATGTCTGAAATACTCACTGCTGTTATGACATGGGCCGCTGTTAGCATATCGTCCAAAGATCCGCCAGATCGCTGCTCATCGAAGAACCAAGTGCGTTTCTCAAAGTACGAGACTgtattgttttcataaaaagtaatattctGCTTCAAATGTTTCTCAAGAAATACATATGGCCCCATTTCAACAAAGTGAGGTTTGACATTCGGATTTCGTATCTCTGCGGGATTCGTCCAGTTAAACATATGAAATTCTAAGTAAATTGGAATTGGTGCCTCTACCCAATTCTTATAGGATTCAGAGCCGACTCTCAGCATTAAGTTCTGGAAATACAATAAGACATCGATAATAGTTCTCGATtatcgttttttaatttataatagaaACTTACATTTTGCATAATGGTATCCGCAATGCCATTCCAAAATATCAGTAAAGCAACGCCCAGAGCCGCAAAGAAGGTTCCAAAACCAAAAACCCAGGCTTTACGCTGTGTGACGCTACACAACtcacaacacattttttattgtgaaCTACGCAATAATTCCAGaaaattgataattttaagACTATTCAACGCTTCTCGTAACGGGAACGAAAAGGTTAAAATACAGCTTTGCAAGTTATTTCAGGATGAGGAGCTACTGCAAGAAAAtgataaatatctttttttaaacTTGTTTTATAAACAATTCGTACGTGTGCGAATGTATGTTCAATTAGTGTCACTGAACATCattcaactattttttgaaatactagcatgttttttgtaaatttattataaagttATGCATTATTTTCtaacaaaagcagtataaaataTAGTTCCATACTTGAAAAAAAGACGTATTACTCAATTTTAATCCTCCGggagtatttctgtcatgaaagaaCTCTCATCTCTTTATTTGAGGCACAACATTAAGACGTACACGACGAATTGGCGGAACAGTTTGGCTaaacatctaaaaaagaatATGCGCGCCAATCATGCAATATTGGGGTGCATCCACTctccataaaaaaaacatcGATACTGTTTTTCCAccggaaagaaaaaacttaactTTCTACCACTCTTTCAAGCTTGcaccttaaaaaaattccatacacgtttttttttttaatttttgtaaatttgatgGATTTTTTTCCGATTTacgtaagtttatttttttttaacctggGACTATGGTTTATTCTGTTcttgtaaaattataaattaaatccTTCTAAGAAATTAACAAAGAAGTAGACATTTACAGTGAtatatatagggcccgccatttatcgttacggatttgaactacgtattatttgaagaatgggaacacttagctgtcatctgatttgacagaaaattagttttattcttccgctgaacgaaaatggttgtgtatacgctcaaagaatgctgggaaatattgcgacattactttgaaaatcatggtaatgttgcagaatgtgtatgaaaattacgtacggcaatgggaagaagaaaagcaccgaatgaagcgtatgtgcttctgatatcgtttggccgcctcctAGCTGCGATTTGGCGCCGTTGGATTAtaatctttggggtgccgtcaaagaccagtgttatgccaacaaaccagcaacaattgatgcactgaagaccaacatacgcgatgtcatagctgaaatacagccgcatacaagcgaaaatgtattgaaaaattggaccgatcgtatgggatggtgcatggctagccgagacagccatatgaatgaagttgtgttccatcattaaccggaaggattgtacttcaaaataaaaaaaacagtttggaaaaatattgagtagtttcttttttatagcatttttaattccgtaaagttatatggcggaccctgtataataGCTATACACTGTGTGTATTTGagaattttatacttaaaataaaaaaattaaataatgccgAAAATAAGACTAATTTCAAGCTAAAATGAGAGAGAACAGAGCTAGCCATATCAAACGAAATATTTACTCGGCAATCCAAAGAAATATCAGTACTTTAATTAGTTCACCCTGTATTagctgatttttatttacatttagaaATGGAAACACGAAAAGCCACAAAGAAGCAAATTAGAAccttatttaaacattttaaaatcacgTTCTCCTCATTTTAACCCTTTGTGCTCGCTGGTTCACCCGACAGAAAAGCGCCTCGAGCGCAAAGGGTTAAATTttaaacgtacatacatacagcgcCTCTCGCCATCTCGCCTTTTTTATGTAGGATTTaaacatgattcaataataaaaggtttgctcagttagcagctttctcattccctcttgacaaatcggctcccttagcaagacactgggttgttaactctaaaaatgtttagcaaaagtggaagaaatgtaaaatttgtaggaaaaacatttcgttttcaaaagCGTGTATAAGCACTTGCTCGGTATGTGAATAACCAAGACGATACGAAAAACATACCGACATACAGCTTAAATCAGGATATTACAAAGCATCTTTTTGGGGCAATGAACGTGAAAGATGAACGTTTTGACAATTTGAGTCCAATGCCTTTCAAATACAGGTTTGGGAAGTACTTACTACGTTACTTTAAAGATACATAAGTTACCAACAATTGCTCATTTAGCAATATGTAACTAATAGCCTCCTGATGGCAGAtgtctttttatgaggagttttttcatggcagaaatatactccgaggtgtgccattgcctgtcgaggagccTCTGCAATTACAtacaacattttctatcatttgtgtTTCATGCCCGTGGTAGTTTGTCAAGTAGTTAGGAATGAATAATCGCGACTTGGGGGTCAAAACTCCAAACTTACGTGGGCGTAGCATAGTAAAGCAAGGCGCAAGGAATTCATTAGGGCCATACTGCTTAGGTAATATAATAGCTTCATATTGGTAAAACTTCCCAACTTCGTGATCAgttttcaatttgaaaattaattcacaaaatatcaatCTGGGATtaacttaataacatttttttaatatcattcctGGCAATTTCTGTTTGTACCAGTAGttataatttaagtaaaaagaaaacgttttttgctaccatttttaccaaaaaggtatttaatttttccactttctacGCCCTTCCTAAAtgcgaccttttgtaagggagtgtcaaaattcgaatgtcacaagtgagcaaacctttaataattgaatcaagGGATTTAAACAAGCGCGAACAGATTTTTCTAAGGAAATTTTGCCAAATACTTTTAAAATCTAACATAGCTTTAGTTTAACCTTTGATTTATGAGTACACAttttcttcttgtggattataaaACTACGAATGTGAATGATGAAAATCTtctattttaatatacatatgtaagcgcTTTCGTTAAAAGTCTACAGATTAATTCTTACATTAAGTTTTCAATACTCTATTAGCGATACTATAAATTGGTTATCTTGCCATCataaatgtttctaaaaaaatacgGAGGCCATTAAACAAAAGCGTTAAAAGCGTCAAAGATTAcccaatcaatatttttgctAAATTGGACCCCCACAGCGAAAACATAAacagaaataatataaaaacttatCTAAATCTACGAGTATGGGCAAAAATCTTATatagatttcaatatttttatagatttactccagcagcattccccaatcATGtaggggaatgtttatgctattataacaacaacaacaaattctttaaatagctaaaaaatacTCAGCGATTTGAAATTTACGTGCTTGGGTAAACAATAATTCCAaaggttatttttttattcatatgcacatacaatcaTATATCTTATTTCTGCCGATTCTgcaaaatgcatttttatattcttatattTTACTGTTAATTTACGGAATTTTTCTGACCGTTTATATAAGACCACgtattttgaaacttttatgTAAATCAGACCGCGTCGTTCAACCCTAAACGGTTCGAAAAAGTGCGCGCAATTGGAGGCGTTAAGAGGAATATTTTTGTCAGGTACGCCTATAACTCAGGAACTATACCTGAATTGACAGAAAAGGTTCGCCGTGTTTATGCCAAAATGTAATCGATCAGTCAGAAGATGCAATTTGT harbors:
- the LOC129246863 gene encoding protein croquemort — encoded protein: MCCELCSVTQRKAWVFGFGTFFAALGVALLIFWNGIADTIMQNNLMLRVGSESYKNWVEAPIPIYLEFHMFNWTNPAEIRNPNVKPHFVEMGPYVFLEKHLKQNITFYENNTVSYFEKRTWFFDEQRSGGSLDDMLTAAHVITATVADEMRHRNKFIKKILNFMLNNEGGELYTTKTVREWIFEGYKDKLIDFLNLFNTTKINIPYTRFGWLVDRNDSAEYDGLFTIHTGVDDMANLGRLTHWNQKTETGFYKAPCGTVNGTTGDLFPPHLSPLQEITIFATDACRYMNLAPNGTIERYGLTGYNWVGTTETLDSGENYPNQKCFCDSNSDECPKTGVVECKKCRNNAPIYASFPHFYLADSAYLNAVSGLQPDGSKHSFNLAIEPTTGIPLEVNGRLQINMMIQPDPDFDIYRGVPNFLMPMFWFDQRAELDAKLAGRTKLVLALGGYGFYTGIGFISIGAILFIVGIVLTVTKRWKRIPNDDEDMLTN